One stretch of Molothrus aeneus isolate 106 chromosome 2, BPBGC_Maene_1.0, whole genome shotgun sequence DNA includes these proteins:
- the PGR gene encoding progesterone receptor codes for MTEVKAKEPRAPPPATDGAVLLQGQPGCDPFREEAESVDISLDGLLYPKSSDEEEDEEEEEEGEEEEEEAQQQQHHLGREDGRDSPCYQPGSGSLSVKDSLDTVLDTFLAPAAHASSTVAAAPWSFFEAEEAPDGPMSSGASQKAAEAAPGAPGPSQPPPRPAALWPPGDALVPAAKPRPAGPGSGAECPTTASKGDVPGVGALPGGSRAGDPGQEYLHVPLLPLNSAFLASRTRQLLDGAEYEGGAVPRCSPPAPELPAYGFPPPDAKDGPFAYGDIQPVMKIKEEGLGLAARYPGGRATPAAGCHDYPQAPRAGQEPSLECVLYKAEPTLLAGAYGPAAPPDSLPSTSAAPPGLYPALGLNGHQPLGFPAAVLKEGLPQLCPPYLGYARPDTETSQCSQFSFESLPQKICLICGDEASGCHYGVLTCGSCKVFFKRAMEGQHNYLCAGRNDCIVDKIRRKNCPACRLRKCCQAGMVLGGRKLKKFNKIKVVRTLDVALQQPAVLQDESQSLTQRLSFSPNQEIQFVPPMISVLRGIEPEVVYAGYDNTKPETPSSLLTSLNHLCERQLLCVVKWSKLLPGFRNLHIDDQITLIQYSWMSLMVFAMGWRSYKHVSGQMLYFAPDLILNEQRMKESSFYSLCLSMWQLPQEFVRLQVSQEEFLCMKALLLLNTIPLEGLRSQSQFDEMRTSYIRELVKAIGLRQKGVVANSQRFYQLTKLMDSMHDLVKQLHLFCLNTFLQSRALSVEFPEMMSEVIAAQLPKILAGMVKPLLFHKK; via the exons ATGACCGAGGTGAAAGCCAAGGAGCCCAGAGCGCCTCCGCCTGCCACAGACGGGGCGGTCCTGCTGCAGGGTCAGCCTGGCTGTGATCCCTTCCGCGAGGAAGCAGAGTCCGTCGACATCTCCCTGGACGGACTGCTTTACCCCAAGAGCAGCGACGAGGAGGAGGacgaagaggaggaggaggaaggggaggaggaggaggaagaggcgcagcagcaacagcaccaTCTGGGGCGGGAAGACGGCCGGGACTCCCCCTGCTACCAGCCAGGGAGCGGCTCCCTCTCGGTCAAGGACTCCCTGGACACCGTGCTGGACACCTTCCTGGCGCCTGCGGCTCATGCCAGCTCCACCGTGGCCGCGGCTCCCTGGTCCTTCTTCGAGGCGGAGGAGGCGCCCGACGGCCCGATGAGCAGCGGCGCCTCGCAGAAGGCGGCCGAAGCCGCCCCGGGGGCGCCGGGCCCCTCGCAGCCCCCGCCGCGGCCCGCCGCGCTCTGGCCGCCCGGCGACGCCCTGGTCCCCGCCGCTAAACcgcggccggcggggccgggctccgGCGCGGAGTGTCCCACCACGGCGTCCAAGGGCGATGTCCCCGGTGTCGGGGCGCTGCCCGGCGGGTCCCGGGCGGGGGACCCGGGGCAGGAATACCTGCACGTGCCGCTGCTGCCGCTCAACTCGGCCTTCCTGGCCTCGCGCACGCGGCAGCTGCTGGACGGGGCGGAGTACGAGGGCGGCGCGGTGCCGCGCTGCTCGCCCCCCGCCCCGGAGCTGCCGGCCTACGGCTTCCCGCCGCCCGACGCCAAGGACGGGCCCTTCGCCTACGGCGACATCCAGCCCGTCATGAAGATCAAGGAGGAGGGACTCGGCCTCGCCGCCCGCTATCCGGGCGGCAGGGCCACCCCCGCGGCGGGCTGCCACGACTACCCGCAGGCTCCGCGGGCCGGGCAGGAGCCCTCGCTGGAGTGCGTCCTCTACAAGGCGGAGCCCACCCTGTTGGCCGGCGCCTACGGGCCGGCGGCGCCGCCCGACAGCCTGCCCTCCACCTCGGCCGCGCCACCGGGGCTCTACCCGGCCCTGGGGCTGAACGGGCACCAGCCGCTGGGCTTCCCGGCCGCCGTGCTCAAGGAGggcctgccccagctctgcccgcCCTACCTCGGCTACGCGCG gCCAGATACGGAAACCAGCCAATGTTCTCAGTTCAGTTTCGAATCACTACCCCAGAAGATTTGTCTCATCTGCGGTGATGAGGCTTCAGGTTGCCACTATGGAGTACTTACCTGTGGAAGTTGTAAAGTCTTCTTTAAAAGGGCAATGGAAG ggcagcacaaCTATTTGTGTGCTGGAAGAAATGACTGCATAGTCGATAAAATCCGTAGGAAGAACTGCCCAGCATGTCGCTTGAGGAAGTGTTGTCAGGCTGGTATGGTCCTGGGAG gtcgAAAATTGAAGAAGTTTAACAAAATAAAGGTTGTGAGAACATTAGATGTTGCactccagcagccagcagtcCTTCAAGATGAAAGCCAGTCTCTAACCCAAAGGCTGTCCTTTTCTCCAAATCAAGAAATACAGTTTGTTCCCCCAATGATAAGCGTTTTACGAGGCATTGAGCCAGAAGTTGTCTATGCTGGTTATGACAATACAAAACCCGAAACACCAAGTTCCTTGCTGACCAGTCTGAATCATCTTTGTGAGAGGCAACTTCTTTGTGTAGTCAAGTGGTCTAAATTACTACCAG GTTTTCGGAATTTGCATATTGACGATCAGATAACCCTCATCCAATATTCCTGGATGAGTCTAATGGTTTTTGCCATGGGATGGAGATCGTACAAACACGTCAGTGGTCAGATGTTGTATTTTGCACCAGATCTGATTCTAAATGA ACAGAGGATGAAAGAATCATCGTTCTATTCCCTGTGTCTATCCATGTGGCAACTCCCACAGGAATTTGTTAGACTTCAAGTAAGCCAAGAAGAGTTCCTGTGTATGAAAGCACTGTTACTTCTCAACACAA ttccttTGGAAGGTCTAAGGAGTCAAAGCCAATTTGATGAGATGAGAACAAGCTACATCAGAGAACTGGTGAAGGCAATTGGTTTGCGCCAGAAAGGCGTTGTGGCCAACTCACAGCGTTTTTATCAACTTACAAAACTGATGGATTCCATGCATGAT